A genome region from Streptomyces sp. NBC_01296 includes the following:
- a CDS encoding carbohydrate ABC transporter permease: MNARKTARGLSLHAVVWLIGAFVVVPLVYAVLSGFKSTGELTTNPFGLPEHWKAGNYTGILGDGMFWRQIANSAGIAIGTTCCTVAASAMAAFVLARYAFRGRELFYTLFTIGLMFPFAVAVLPLFLLLRNFDLLDNPLGVILPQAAFGLPMTIIILRSFFRTIPAEVEEAAIMDGCGKFRFFWKILLPMARPALGTVSVLAIVASWNNFFLPLLVFNDPKWQTIPVGVQQFQGQYSTDYALVLAYIVLAMVPALAFYAVAERQLIGGLTAGATKG; the protein is encoded by the coding sequence ATGAACGCACGCAAGACGGCTCGAGGCCTGTCGCTGCACGCCGTGGTCTGGCTGATCGGCGCCTTCGTCGTCGTGCCGCTGGTCTACGCGGTGCTCTCCGGGTTCAAGAGCACCGGCGAGCTGACGACCAACCCGTTCGGGCTGCCCGAACACTGGAAGGCCGGCAACTACACCGGCATTCTCGGCGACGGAATGTTCTGGCGGCAGATCGCCAACAGTGCGGGCATCGCGATCGGCACGACCTGCTGCACGGTGGCTGCCTCCGCGATGGCGGCGTTCGTGCTGGCCCGCTACGCCTTCCGCGGCAGGGAGCTGTTCTACACGCTGTTCACGATCGGGCTCATGTTCCCGTTCGCCGTGGCCGTCCTGCCGTTGTTCCTGCTGCTGCGCAACTTCGACCTGCTCGACAACCCGCTCGGCGTGATCCTCCCGCAGGCGGCCTTCGGGCTCCCCATGACCATCATCATCCTGCGCAGCTTCTTCCGGACCATCCCGGCGGAGGTCGAAGAGGCGGCCATCATGGACGGCTGCGGCAAGTTCCGCTTCTTCTGGAAGATCCTGCTGCCGATGGCGCGTCCGGCGCTCGGCACGGTGTCGGTGCTGGCGATCGTAGCGAGCTGGAACAACTTCTTCCTGCCGCTGCTGGTGTTCAACGACCCGAAATGGCAGACCATCCCGGTCGGAGTCCAGCAGTTCCAGGGCCAGTACTCGACCGACTACGCACTCGTCCTCGCCTACATCGTGCTCGCCATGGTCCCCGCCCTCGCGTTCTACGCCGTCGCCGAGCGGCAGTTGATCGGCGGCCTCACGGCGGGCGCCACCAAGGGCTGA
- a CDS encoding extracellular solute-binding protein, giving the protein MASTTPSRRSFLALSGLTALSVSLTAACGGGGSGSGSAADGKVTFAWWNIATTEPGKSLFPQISSAFTAAHPNITIKTTSLENEAFKSKLTANTSSGKLPDVFQTWGGGVLRQQIDAGLVEDLTEALGWSSELTPVSLQAYQFEGRTYGVPYDVGMVGFWYNKKLFAQAGITASPATWAEFLEDVKKLKAAGVTPIALAGKEKWPGHYYWAYLAMRVAGLSALQQAATTKDFTGAGFVQAGTHLKELVDLQPFQTGFLGAGYSTPGGQAATMGNGKAAMELMGQWAPSVQKDAGADLGADLGFFPFPTVDGGVGQAAEVFGGGSGFALRKGAPKEALDFLKFFVLENESKLLASNGYLPVVKGAESRLTEPNRKVVADSLVKATGFQLFLDQAYPPAVGQEVNDSVADLIAGKKTPEQVTKSITEAAKGA; this is encoded by the coding sequence ATGGCCAGCACCACCCCGAGTCGACGAAGCTTCCTCGCGCTCTCGGGCCTGACCGCTCTGTCCGTCTCGCTCACCGCGGCCTGCGGCGGCGGTGGCTCCGGCTCGGGGTCGGCGGCCGACGGCAAGGTGACCTTCGCGTGGTGGAACATCGCCACGACGGAACCGGGCAAGTCCCTGTTCCCACAGATCTCCTCGGCGTTCACCGCCGCTCACCCGAACATCACCATCAAGACGACCTCGTTGGAGAACGAGGCGTTCAAGTCCAAGCTCACGGCCAACACTTCATCGGGCAAGCTCCCCGACGTCTTCCAGACCTGGGGCGGCGGCGTCCTGCGGCAGCAGATCGACGCGGGGCTGGTCGAGGACCTCACCGAGGCGCTCGGCTGGTCCTCCGAACTCACCCCGGTCTCGCTGCAGGCCTACCAGTTCGAGGGCCGGACCTACGGGGTGCCCTACGACGTCGGCATGGTCGGCTTCTGGTACAACAAGAAGCTCTTCGCCCAGGCCGGGATCACCGCTTCGCCGGCCACCTGGGCCGAGTTCCTCGAAGACGTCAAGAAGCTCAAGGCGGCGGGCGTCACTCCGATCGCCCTCGCGGGCAAGGAGAAGTGGCCGGGCCACTATTACTGGGCCTACCTCGCGATGCGCGTCGCGGGCCTCTCCGCGCTGCAGCAGGCCGCGACCACCAAGGACTTCACCGGCGCCGGCTTCGTCCAGGCGGGCACCCACCTCAAGGAACTGGTCGACCTCCAGCCTTTCCAGACGGGCTTCCTCGGCGCCGGGTACTCCACCCCCGGCGGCCAGGCCGCGACCATGGGCAACGGCAAGGCCGCCATGGAGCTGATGGGGCAGTGGGCGCCGTCGGTACAGAAGGACGCGGGCGCGGACCTCGGAGCGGACCTGGGCTTCTTCCCCTTCCCGACGGTCGACGGCGGCGTCGGCCAGGCCGCCGAGGTGTTCGGCGGTGGCAGCGGCTTCGCGTTGCGCAAGGGCGCCCCGAAGGAGGCGCTGGACTTCCTGAAGTTCTTCGTACTGGAGAACGAGTCCAAGCTGCTGGCCTCCAACGGCTACCTGCCGGTGGTCAAGGGCGCGGAGAGCCGGCTCACCGAGCCCAACAGAAAGGTGGTGGCCGACAGCCTGGTCAAGGCGACGGGCTTCCAGCTCTTCCTCGACCAGGCCTACCCGCCCGCGGTGGGTCAGGAGGTCAACGACAGCGTCGCCGACCTCATCGCGGGCAAGAAGACGCCCGAGCAGGTCACGAAGTCGATCACCGAGGCTGCGAAGGGTGCCTAG
- a CDS encoding LacI family DNA-binding transcriptional regulator, whose amino-acid sequence MSEQRPTLAVIAAEAGVSQATVSKVVNGRSDVAPATRERIESLLRSHNYLHPGAQARARRSGLVDLIIGGLDSAWAVEILRGVEAECAQRSVGTVVSLVPPGEATPSSWAALPVLHHSDGVILVTASVTQAQRAQVEQAGVALVVIDPIDLPGNGVPSIGATNWAGGLAATEHLLELGHRRIAAIGGRKEMLCSQARIDGYRAALERAGIEVDRDLIRFGDFGHEGGFQRARELLALPEPPTAVFAGSDQQAMGVYEAARQVGLSIPQDLSVVGFDDLPMCEWLSPPLTTVRQPLEEMGRLAARTLFQLLDGQPLVSPRMELSTELKVRLSTAPPRSWADPA is encoded by the coding sequence TTGAGCGAGCAGCGCCCGACCCTGGCCGTCATCGCCGCTGAGGCGGGGGTCTCCCAGGCCACCGTGTCCAAGGTGGTCAACGGCCGCTCCGACGTCGCACCCGCGACACGCGAACGGATCGAGAGCCTGCTGCGCTCCCACAACTACCTCCACCCCGGCGCGCAGGCCAGGGCCCGCAGGTCCGGCCTGGTCGACCTGATCATCGGCGGCCTGGACAGCGCGTGGGCAGTGGAGATACTGCGCGGCGTCGAAGCCGAGTGCGCCCAGCGCAGCGTCGGCACCGTCGTATCGCTCGTCCCGCCGGGCGAGGCCACGCCTTCGAGTTGGGCCGCACTGCCGGTCCTGCACCACAGCGACGGCGTCATCCTCGTCACCGCCTCGGTCACCCAGGCCCAGCGCGCCCAGGTCGAACAGGCCGGGGTGGCACTCGTCGTCATCGACCCGATCGACCTGCCGGGCAACGGTGTCCCGAGCATCGGCGCGACCAACTGGGCGGGCGGCCTCGCCGCCACGGAACACCTGCTGGAGCTGGGGCACCGCCGGATCGCCGCGATCGGCGGGCGCAAGGAGATGCTCTGCAGCCAGGCCCGCATCGACGGGTACCGCGCCGCGCTGGAGCGGGCCGGGATCGAGGTCGACCGCGACCTGATCCGGTTCGGCGACTTCGGGCACGAGGGCGGGTTCCAGCGCGCCCGGGAACTGCTCGCCCTCCCCGAGCCGCCGACCGCCGTCTTCGCCGGCAGCGACCAGCAGGCGATGGGCGTCTACGAAGCCGCCCGGCAGGTCGGACTGAGCATCCCGCAGGACCTCAGCGTGGTCGGCTTCGACGACCTGCCGATGTGCGAATGGCTGTCCCCGCCGCTGACGACGGTGCGTCAGCCGCTGGAGGAGATGGGTCGGCTCGCCGCCCGCACACTCTTCCAGCTCCTGGACGGCCAGCCCCTGGTCAGCCCCCGGATGGAGCTCTCGACCGAGCTCAAGGTCCGGCTCTCCACCGCCCCGCCCCGTTCCTGGGCGGATCCGGCCTGA
- a CDS encoding Gfo/Idh/MocA family protein: MIRTAIVGTGGIAGICHVPALRAQAHRARIVAAVDVDAARAEQFAAEHGIPAVYTDLHTMLKEQSPDLVHLCTPPFLHAEQAVACLAAQAWVWCEKPVALSLAELDRIRAAEGPAHAGAVFQHRYGSGSRYLRDRITAGTLGRPLVAQCVTAWHRDDAYYDVPWRGTWESEGGGPTLGHGIHQMDLMLAVLGEWTEVRAMAGRLAREVQTEDVSAALVRFDNGAVATVVNSVLSPREESYLRFDLTDATVELRHLYGYSNADWTFTTRSPGVKWELPDDVPSSHTAQLAAFLDDYEAGTRPDLGRPTMELVTGLYKAAITGLPVRRGEIDAADPYYVSLNGGRPGVFR; the protein is encoded by the coding sequence ATGATCAGGACGGCGATCGTCGGAACGGGGGGGATCGCGGGCATCTGCCACGTCCCTGCCCTCCGCGCGCAGGCGCACCGGGCCCGGATCGTGGCAGCCGTCGACGTGGACGCCGCGCGCGCCGAGCAGTTCGCGGCCGAACACGGCATCCCCGCGGTCTACACCGACCTGCACACCATGCTCAAGGAGCAGAGCCCGGACCTCGTGCACCTGTGCACGCCTCCGTTCCTGCATGCCGAACAGGCCGTGGCCTGCCTGGCGGCGCAGGCGTGGGTGTGGTGCGAGAAGCCGGTGGCCCTGTCGCTGGCCGAGCTCGACCGGATCCGCGCCGCCGAAGGGCCCGCCCACGCGGGCGCGGTGTTCCAGCACAGGTACGGCTCGGGGTCCCGGTACCTGCGCGACCGGATCACGGCCGGGACGCTGGGCCGACCGCTCGTCGCGCAGTGCGTCACGGCGTGGCACCGCGACGACGCCTACTACGACGTGCCCTGGCGCGGAACCTGGGAGAGCGAGGGAGGTGGCCCGACCCTGGGCCACGGCATCCACCAGATGGACCTCATGCTCGCGGTGCTCGGCGAATGGACCGAGGTGCGCGCGATGGCCGGCCGCCTCGCACGCGAAGTCCAGACCGAGGACGTGTCCGCAGCCCTGGTCCGGTTCGACAACGGGGCCGTCGCGACGGTCGTCAACAGCGTCCTCTCCCCCCGGGAGGAGAGCTACCTGCGCTTCGACCTCACCGACGCCACGGTCGAGCTGCGGCACCTGTACGGCTACTCCAACGCGGACTGGACCTTCACCACGAGGTCGCCGGGCGTGAAGTGGGAGCTGCCGGACGACGTGCCCAGCTCGCACACCGCCCAGCTCGCGGCCTTCCTGGACGACTACGAGGCGGGGACCCGGCCCGATCTCGGCAGGCCCACCATGGAACTGGTCACCGGCTTGTACAAGGCCGCGATCACCGGCCTGCCGGTCCGGCGCGGGGAGATCGACGCGGCCGACCCGTACTACGTCTCGCTCAACGGCGGGCGCCCGGGGGTGTTCCGGTGA
- a CDS encoding endo-1,4-beta-xylanase — protein sequence MSVHMPVPMSRILTALSAAICLSAGLAAAPAAAEPRPRTLGELAAKHHKYFGSATDNPEFTDAAYLKLLGSEFGQTTPGNAMKWYATEPERGVFDFTEADKVVAFAKSHHQKVRGHTLIWHNQLPAWLTEGTWSADELRAILKNHIQTEVRHFKGQVIHWDVVNEAFNEDGTYRESLFYKTLGPGYIADALRWAHEADRHAKLYLNDYNVDGIGPKSDAYYTLIKQLKADGVPVEGFGIQGHLALQYGFPGDVQQNMQRFADLGVDVAVTELDIRMALPATPEKLATQATWYADYVKACLAVKKCVGVTIWDYTDKYSWIPSVFPGEGAALPYDENLLPKPAYYSIKEVLGG from the coding sequence ATGTCCGTACACATGCCCGTTCCCATGTCCCGGATCCTCACCGCCCTGTCCGCCGCCATCTGCCTGTCGGCCGGTCTCGCCGCGGCGCCCGCAGCCGCCGAGCCCCGTCCCAGGACGCTTGGCGAACTGGCCGCGAAGCACCACAAGTACTTCGGCTCCGCCACCGACAACCCCGAGTTCACTGACGCCGCCTACCTCAAGCTCCTCGGCAGCGAATTCGGCCAGACCACCCCCGGCAACGCCATGAAGTGGTACGCCACCGAGCCCGAGCGCGGCGTCTTCGACTTCACCGAAGCCGACAAGGTCGTCGCCTTCGCCAAGTCCCACCACCAGAAGGTCCGCGGCCACACCCTCATCTGGCACAACCAGCTCCCCGCATGGCTCACCGAGGGCACCTGGAGCGCCGACGAGCTGCGTGCCATCCTCAAGAACCACATCCAGACGGAGGTCCGGCACTTCAAGGGCCAGGTGATCCACTGGGACGTGGTCAACGAGGCCTTCAACGAGGACGGCACCTACCGCGAATCGCTCTTCTACAAGACGCTCGGCCCCGGCTACATCGCCGACGCCCTGCGCTGGGCCCACGAGGCCGACCGGCACGCCAAGTTGTACCTCAACGACTACAACGTCGACGGCATAGGCCCCAAGAGCGACGCCTACTACACCCTGATCAAGCAGTTGAAGGCCGACGGGGTCCCGGTGGAGGGCTTCGGCATCCAGGGCCACCTGGCGCTCCAGTACGGCTTCCCCGGCGACGTCCAGCAGAACATGCAGCGCTTCGCCGACCTCGGCGTCGACGTCGCGGTCACCGAGCTCGACATCCGGATGGCCCTCCCCGCGACCCCGGAAAAGCTCGCCACCCAGGCCACCTGGTACGCCGACTACGTCAAGGCCTGCCTGGCGGTCAAGAAGTGCGTCGGAGTCACCATCTGGGACTACACGGACAAGTACTCGTGGATCCCCTCCGTCTTCCCCGGCGAGGGCGCGGCGCTGCCCTACGACGAGAACCTGCTGCCCAAGCCCGCCTACTACTCCATCAAGGAGGTGCTTGGCGGATGA
- a CDS encoding carbohydrate ABC transporter permease, which produces MSTLTEERTKEAVPAHPHARPARSLLRGLGSWASVAWFLVPALVLFLVFVLAPIVVAVYTGFFKWGGIGPLDDFISLENYATLFRDQVFLGDLRRGLYLIALSITVQLPFALFTAVLLNQRLRGRAVYRMLFFAPYILSEVVTAVLFTMIFLPGAGMADHLAGALGLEGLQGKWLADPSTVMPTLFVVMTWKYFGFHMMLFLAGLQSIPNEVLEAASIDGAGAWQRFRHVTLPLLGPTIRISAFLSIIGAIQLFDLVWVMTAGGPNHSSETMAISMFQFGFKRYQVGYASAISVVLFVISLVFSLFYQRYVLRRDLSGAVTSGGGR; this is translated from the coding sequence GTGTCCACCCTGACCGAGGAGCGGACGAAGGAAGCCGTGCCGGCGCACCCGCACGCCCGGCCGGCGCGCTCGCTCCTGCGCGGGTTGGGAAGCTGGGCGTCGGTCGCCTGGTTCCTCGTCCCGGCTCTGGTCCTCTTCCTCGTCTTCGTCCTTGCACCGATCGTCGTCGCCGTCTACACGGGCTTCTTCAAGTGGGGCGGGATCGGCCCCCTGGACGACTTCATCAGCCTCGAGAACTACGCCACGCTCTTCCGCGATCAGGTCTTCCTCGGCGATCTGAGGCGCGGGCTGTACCTGATCGCCCTTTCGATCACGGTGCAGTTGCCGTTCGCGCTGTTCACCGCGGTCCTGCTCAACCAACGGCTGCGCGGCCGGGCCGTCTACCGGATGCTGTTCTTCGCGCCGTACATCCTGTCCGAGGTGGTCACGGCGGTCCTCTTCACCATGATCTTCCTTCCCGGTGCCGGCATGGCCGACCATCTCGCAGGCGCCCTCGGCCTGGAGGGGCTGCAGGGGAAGTGGCTCGCGGATCCCTCGACGGTCATGCCGACCCTGTTCGTGGTCATGACCTGGAAGTACTTCGGCTTCCACATGATGCTTTTCCTCGCCGGCCTGCAGAGCATCCCGAACGAGGTCCTGGAGGCCGCCTCCATCGACGGCGCGGGCGCATGGCAGCGCTTCCGGCACGTGACGCTGCCGCTGCTCGGCCCGACGATCCGGATCAGCGCCTTCCTTTCGATCATCGGCGCCATCCAACTCTTCGACCTGGTGTGGGTCATGACGGCGGGCGGGCCCAACCACTCGTCCGAGACCATGGCGATCTCGATGTTCCAGTTCGGGTTCAAGCGCTACCAGGTCGGCTATGCCAGTGCGATCAGCGTGGTCCTGTTCGTGATCAGCCTGGTCTTCTCCCTCTTCTACCAGCGCTACGTGCTCCGCCGTGACCTGAGCGGGGCCGTCACCTCGGGAGGTGGCCGATGA
- a CDS encoding PmoA family protein, whose product MTFELLQNEDSLTVRARDVDLFRYVHRSVMDPFEAPKPYLHPVRTLAGDVVTGYRPHDHRWHKGIQITASWVSGQNFWGGGTYLRGQGYVDLPNLGTMHSLAVSAETGPGRAVITEALAWITMAGEHWIDERRTLTAHDVGADFWTLDVTTSLTNVRDSDLVFGSPGTQGRELAGYSGLFWRGPREFTGGEVIGPAMGEQGDWLAFIGAHDEVDRSSALLFLDDPDAPCHWFVRSEPIPAVNPSLAFDKELPLAPGDTLSRRYRIVVADGAWTAGRLSRHIAEHPW is encoded by the coding sequence GTGACGTTCGAACTCCTCCAGAACGAGGACTCCCTGACCGTCCGGGCACGCGACGTCGACCTCTTCCGGTACGTACACCGATCGGTCATGGACCCCTTCGAGGCGCCGAAGCCCTACCTGCATCCGGTGCGCACGCTCGCCGGCGACGTGGTCACCGGGTACCGGCCGCACGACCACCGCTGGCACAAGGGCATCCAGATCACGGCGTCGTGGGTGTCGGGGCAGAACTTCTGGGGCGGCGGCACCTACCTGCGCGGCCAGGGCTACGTGGACCTGCCGAACCTCGGCACGATGCACAGCCTCGCCGTGTCCGCCGAAACGGGCCCCGGCCGCGCCGTGATCACCGAAGCCCTGGCCTGGATCACGATGGCGGGGGAGCACTGGATCGACGAGCGCCGCACGCTGACCGCACACGATGTAGGGGCCGACTTCTGGACCCTGGACGTCACCACCTCGCTGACCAACGTCCGCGACAGCGATTTGGTGTTCGGCAGCCCCGGCACGCAGGGCAGAGAGCTCGCCGGATACTCCGGCCTGTTCTGGCGCGGCCCGCGCGAGTTCACCGGCGGCGAAGTGATCGGCCCCGCGATGGGCGAGCAGGGCGACTGGCTGGCCTTCATCGGCGCGCACGACGAGGTCGACCGCTCCTCCGCGCTCCTGTTCCTGGACGACCCCGACGCCCCCTGCCACTGGTTCGTCCGCAGTGAACCCATCCCCGCCGTCAACCCGTCCCTGGCGTTCGACAAGGAACTGCCACTGGCCCCCGGCGACACCCTCTCGCGCCGCTACCGGATCGTCGTGGCCGACGGCGCGTGGACCGCCGGGCGCCTGTCCCGCCACATCGCGGAACACCCGTGGTGA
- a CDS encoding glycoside hydrolase family 30 protein: protein MAAPAPAPAPSPAPAPARTGIDFRTALQPIDGFGFSMAFQRADLLHGARGLSPAKQREVLDLLLSKDKGAGLSILRLGIGSSTDRVYDHMPTILPTDPGGPDATPKYVWDGQDGGQVWLAKEAKAYGVKRFYADAWSAPAFMKTNSSENNGGELLAEWRQAYANYLVQYAKFYRQEGIGITDLGFTNEPDWTATYASMRFTPQQAVDFLKVLGPTVRASGLKTGLVCCDAAGWDRQVAYTEAIEADPAAGKSVRTVTGHRYSGPTAVPQPTDKPVWMSEWSPDGATWNENWDDGSGYDGLAVAADIQNTLTTGNASAYVYWTGASLGATRGLIQLANPGDDYRVSKRYWALAAFSRFIRPGAVRVPVTKADPALQITAFRNADGSRVIEILNTATTESSTEFSLRGGHDRHPDGYVTDGTRSITPADIVSTHGTTLTAKLAPRALTTIVLD, encoded by the coding sequence GTGGCCGCCCCCGCCCCCGCCCCCGCCCCCTCGCCCGCGCCCGCCCCCGCGCGAACCGGCATCGACTTCCGCACAGCGCTCCAGCCCATCGACGGATTCGGCTTCTCGATGGCCTTCCAGAGGGCCGACCTGCTGCACGGCGCGCGCGGCCTCAGCCCGGCCAAGCAGCGCGAAGTGCTCGACCTGCTGCTCAGCAAGGACAAGGGCGCGGGCCTCTCGATCCTGCGCCTGGGCATCGGGTCGTCGACCGACAGGGTCTACGACCACATGCCGACGATCCTGCCGACCGATCCCGGCGGGCCGGACGCCACACCGAAGTACGTCTGGGACGGCCAGGACGGCGGCCAGGTCTGGCTCGCCAAGGAGGCCAAGGCCTACGGCGTCAAACGGTTCTACGCCGACGCCTGGAGCGCCCCGGCCTTCATGAAGACCAACAGCAGCGAGAACAACGGCGGTGAGCTGCTGGCCGAATGGCGCCAGGCCTACGCGAACTACCTGGTGCAGTACGCGAAGTTCTACCGTCAGGAAGGCATCGGGATCACCGACCTGGGGTTCACCAACGAGCCCGACTGGACGGCGACCTACGCCTCGATGCGGTTCACCCCGCAGCAGGCCGTCGACTTCCTCAAGGTGCTCGGGCCGACCGTCCGCGCGTCCGGACTGAAGACCGGGCTGGTCTGCTGCGACGCCGCGGGCTGGGACCGGCAGGTCGCCTACACCGAGGCCATCGAGGCTGACCCCGCCGCCGGCAAGTCCGTACGGACCGTCACCGGCCACCGCTACAGCGGTCCGACCGCGGTCCCGCAGCCGACCGACAAGCCCGTGTGGATGTCGGAATGGTCCCCGGACGGCGCCACCTGGAACGAGAACTGGGACGACGGCAGCGGCTACGACGGTCTCGCTGTCGCCGCCGACATCCAGAACACCCTGACCACCGGCAACGCCAGTGCCTACGTCTACTGGACCGGCGCGTCCCTCGGCGCGACCCGGGGGCTCATCCAGCTCGCCAACCCCGGTGACGACTACCGGGTGTCCAAGCGGTACTGGGCCCTGGCCGCCTTCAGCCGCTTCATCCGACCCGGCGCCGTCCGCGTACCGGTCACGAAGGCCGACCCGGCACTGCAGATCACGGCCTTCCGCAACGCCGACGGCAGCCGCGTGATCGAAATCCTCAACACCGCGACCACCGAAAGCTCCACCGAGTTCTCCCTTCGCGGCGGGCACGACCGGCACCCCGACGGCTACGTCACCGACGGGACCCGCTCGATCACCCCGGCCGACATCGTCTCCACGCACGGCACGACCCTCACGGCGAAGCTCGCTCCGCGCGCGCTGACCACGATCGTCCTCGACTGA
- a CDS encoding beta-glucosidase yields the protein MPEPWRDPLMPVSIRVADLLKRMTLEEKAGQLAGFWALPSDPGAPVAPMEDDSGESAPGLDDIVAHGLGQLTRVYGTAPITAEAGMERLASLQRQVTEAGRFGIPAVAHEECLTGFMTFGATVFPGPLAWGASFDPGLVRRMAAAIGAGMRRVGVHQGLAPVLDVVRDYRWGRTEECIGEDPYLVGAIGTAYVQGLEGAGIVATLKHFAGYSASRGGRNMAPVASGPREFADVLVEPFVRALREGGARSVMNSYTDVDGVPVAGDEQLLTELLRGELGFGGVVVADYYAVSFLETRHGVTGSRGAAGALALTAGIDVELPTARCYGEPLTELVRAGSVPEELIDRAAERVLLQKAELGLLDPDWEPVKPEPIDLDPPENRALARLLAERSTVLLANDGILPLRPCRVAISGPYADDPQSFLGCYSFPNHVALPGDLGLEIPTLGEALTAAGFTVTDEEPDVNLLVLGDRAGMFGRGTSGEGCDAETLELPGDQAALASAVLDSQVPTVMVLVSGRPYALGTLAERASAVVQAFFPGEEGGTALARIISGAAEPSGRLPVSIPRQVGGQPGTYLHARLGGHTDWSSVDPTPLFPFGHGLSWTSFTCSELSVDPVAATDGTVAVSVTVRNVGEVAGTEVVQLYLSDPVASVVRPQRWLAGFARVELGPGAALRITFSVHADRTSFTGLDLRRRVEPGEIGVAVGRSSGDLPLHGSFTLEGPVRHPANDRVLSVPVEIVPVP from the coding sequence TTGCCCGAGCCCTGGCGTGACCCCCTCATGCCCGTTTCCATACGAGTCGCCGATCTGTTGAAACGGATGACGCTGGAGGAGAAGGCGGGTCAGCTCGCCGGCTTCTGGGCGCTGCCCTCGGATCCGGGCGCACCCGTCGCGCCGATGGAGGACGATTCCGGCGAGTCGGCGCCCGGCCTCGACGACATCGTCGCCCACGGCCTCGGCCAGCTCACCCGGGTGTACGGAACCGCGCCGATCACCGCGGAAGCCGGGATGGAGCGGCTCGCCTCGCTCCAGCGGCAGGTGACCGAAGCCGGCCGGTTCGGGATTCCGGCGGTCGCTCACGAGGAGTGCCTGACCGGGTTCATGACGTTCGGAGCGACGGTCTTCCCCGGGCCACTGGCCTGGGGCGCCTCCTTCGATCCCGGACTCGTGCGCCGGATGGCCGCCGCCATCGGCGCCGGGATGCGGCGGGTCGGCGTCCACCAGGGGCTGGCTCCCGTGCTCGACGTGGTCCGCGACTACCGGTGGGGCAGGACCGAGGAGTGCATCGGCGAGGACCCCTATCTCGTCGGAGCCATCGGCACCGCCTACGTACAGGGCCTGGAGGGCGCCGGGATCGTGGCGACGCTCAAGCACTTCGCCGGGTACTCGGCCTCGCGCGGCGGCCGGAACATGGCCCCCGTCGCCTCGGGACCGCGCGAGTTCGCCGACGTACTGGTCGAGCCCTTCGTACGGGCACTGCGCGAAGGGGGCGCCCGGTCGGTGATGAACAGTTACACCGACGTGGACGGCGTTCCGGTGGCCGGCGACGAACAGCTGCTGACCGAACTGCTCAGGGGCGAGCTGGGGTTCGGCGGTGTGGTCGTCGCCGACTACTACGCCGTCTCCTTCCTGGAGACCCGGCACGGCGTCACCGGATCGCGGGGCGCGGCCGGCGCGCTGGCGCTGACCGCCGGAATCGACGTCGAGCTGCCCACCGCCCGGTGCTACGGCGAGCCGCTGACCGAACTCGTACGGGCGGGAAGCGTGCCCGAGGAGCTCATCGACCGGGCCGCGGAACGGGTCCTGCTCCAGAAGGCCGAGCTCGGCCTGCTCGACCCCGACTGGGAACCCGTCAAGCCCGAGCCGATCGACCTCGACCCGCCGGAGAACCGGGCACTGGCCAGGCTCCTGGCCGAACGGTCCACCGTGCTGCTCGCCAACGACGGCATCCTGCCGCTGCGGCCGTGCCGGGTCGCGATCAGCGGGCCCTACGCCGACGACCCCCAGTCCTTCCTCGGCTGCTACTCCTTCCCCAACCACGTCGCGCTCCCCGGCGACCTCGGGCTGGAGATCCCGACGCTCGGCGAGGCGCTCACCGCTGCCGGGTTCACGGTCACCGACGAGGAGCCGGACGTGAACCTGCTCGTGCTCGGGGACCGGGCCGGCATGTTCGGCCGGGGCACCTCCGGAGAGGGCTGCGACGCCGAGACCCTCGAGCTGCCCGGCGACCAGGCCGCACTCGCCTCCGCCGTGCTGGACTCGCAGGTGCCGACCGTCATGGTCCTCGTCTCCGGACGGCCCTACGCGCTCGGCACGCTCGCCGAACGCGCATCGGCCGTGGTACAGGCCTTCTTCCCCGGCGAGGAGGGCGGGACGGCACTGGCCCGGATCATCAGCGGCGCCGCGGAACCGTCCGGGCGGCTGCCCGTCTCCATCCCCCGCCAGGTCGGCGGCCAGCCCGGCACCTACCTGCACGCCAGGCTCGGCGGGCACACCGACTGGAGCTCGGTGGACCCGACCCCGCTGTTCCCGTTCGGCCACGGGCTGAGCTGGACCAGCTTCACCTGCTCGGAGCTCTCCGTGGATCCCGTCGCCGCGACGGACGGGACCGTCGCCGTTTCGGTCACCGTACGCAACGTCGGCGAGGTGGCCGGGACCGAAGTGGTCCAGCTGTACCTCTCCGACCCCGTGGCGTCCGTCGTCCGGCCGCAGCGGTGGCTCGCCGGATTCGCCAGGGTCGAACTGGGGCCGGGCGCCGCCTTGCGGATCACCTTCTCGGTCCATGCCGACCGGACCTCCTTCACCGGGCTCGACCTGCGCAGAAGGGTGGAGCCCGGGGAGATCGGCGTGGCCGTCGGACGGTCCAGCGGCGATCTTCCGCTCCACGGCTCCTTCACTCTGGAGGGCCCCGTACGCCACCCCGCGAACGACCGGGTGCTGTCCGTGCCGGTCGAGATCGTCCCGGTTCCATGA